One window of the Puntigrus tetrazona isolate hp1 chromosome 13, ASM1883169v1, whole genome shotgun sequence genome contains the following:
- the srgn gene encoding serglycin, producing MRFYLIITLALATICLLGDGGLGAPTKARYMWVKCKPKDNKANCVRQTGPLVPLTGQSSRLPPSAAKHIFPVSTEEATPEMEEQSGEGSGNSDAFAPFISMDQKLMRDERSPEQEVNKNEEEGSAEFSGDYAIPKETEWLSKEVLKEENIIA from the exons ATGAGATTTTACCTCATAATAACTTTGGCCCTGGCAACAATATGCCTTTTGGGGGACGGAGGACTGG GAGCCCCAACCAAAGCCAGGTATATGTGGGTGAAATGCAAGCCGAAAGATAACAAAGCAAACTGTGTAAGACAAACGGGCCCCTTGGTGCCCCTAACAGGGCAAAGCTCTCGACTTCCGCCTTCTGCTGCAAAACACAT ATTCCCTGTTAGCACAGAGGAAGCCACTCCTGAGATGGAGGAGCAGTCAGGAGAGGGTTCAGGTAACTCAGACGCCTTCGCTCCTTTTATTAGCATGGATCAGAAGTTGATGAGAGATGAGAGAAGTCCAGAGCAAGAAGTCAACAAGAATGAAGAGGAGGGGTCAGCTGAGTTCAGTGGAGACTATGCTATACCTAAGGAAACAGAATGGCTTTCTAAAGaggttttgaaagaagaaaacattattgCATAA